Proteins encoded in a region of the Mycobacterium branderi genome:
- a CDS encoding hotdog fold thioesterase yields MAGPDEEVEVTRGERFIKTAVEILGETGRTDFTVQEVVARSKTSLRAFYQHFASKDELLLALFDRTMAQTARSWRAETTGLDSTAAMKLVIDRISAQPESSKQDSLNRALSLYNQHLAETRPRDYARVLSPLHQLIRDIVQRGITEGVFRPGIDIGAAAAIVMQTVLGAQRLHWLGAELSGAPIDAAQLYEFCIRALGADDEHEVTPPTLSELFDQIGLRDAATDDGYAMELPVSPQVVNTSGAVQGGLLATLADVAGGQLGLNYLPAGAGLTTADLFIRYLRPITAGSARAVARVLRAGRRAVVTQVDIFGNGDDELAATATVNFAVVSRRDAGQS; encoded by the coding sequence ATGGCCGGCCCGGACGAGGAAGTCGAAGTAACGCGCGGCGAGCGCTTCATCAAGACAGCGGTCGAAATTCTCGGCGAAACCGGGCGCACCGATTTCACCGTCCAGGAAGTGGTTGCCCGCTCCAAGACGTCGCTGCGGGCGTTCTACCAGCATTTCGCCAGCAAGGACGAGTTGCTGCTCGCCCTGTTCGACAGGACCATGGCCCAGACGGCACGGTCCTGGCGCGCCGAAACCACCGGGCTTGACAGCACCGCGGCGATGAAGCTGGTGATCGACCGGATCAGCGCCCAGCCGGAATCAAGCAAGCAAGACAGCCTCAACCGGGCACTGAGCCTGTACAACCAGCATCTGGCCGAAACCCGCCCCCGCGACTACGCCCGGGTGCTCTCACCGCTGCACCAGCTGATTCGCGACATCGTGCAGCGCGGCATCACCGAAGGGGTTTTCCGGCCGGGCATCGATATCGGTGCCGCGGCCGCGATCGTCATGCAGACCGTGTTGGGCGCACAGCGATTGCATTGGCTGGGCGCGGAATTGAGTGGCGCGCCGATCGACGCCGCACAGTTGTACGAGTTCTGCATCCGGGCGCTCGGCGCCGACGACGAGCACGAGGTGACGCCACCCACGCTGAGTGAATTGTTCGACCAAATCGGGCTACGCGACGCCGCCACCGACGACGGCTACGCGATGGAATTGCCGGTCAGCCCGCAGGTGGTCAACACCTCCGGAGCAGTGCAGGGCGGCCTGCTGGCCACCCTCGCCGACGTCGCCGGCGGACAGCTGGGGCTGAACTACCTGCCCGCCGGCGCAGGGCTGACCACCGCCGACCTGTTCATCCGCTACCTGCGGCCGATCACGGCGGGTTCGGCCCGGGCGGTCGCTCGCGTGCTGCGGGCCGGCCGGCGCGCCGTCGTCACCCAGGTGGACATTTTCGGCAACGGCGACGACGAACTCGCCGCCACCGCAACGGTGAATTTCGCGGTCGTCAGCCGCCGAGACGCCGGTCAGTCCTGA
- a CDS encoding glycosyltransferase → MKIVVASYGTRGDIEPNAAVARELMRRGHEVRVAVPSDLVGFAESLGFAAVAYGPDAQASLDVHHEFWTCFFRSPWRIPDLIRLYREAAELLTQCWEEATKTLVSLAEGADLLFTGLVFERLAANVAEYHDIPLATLHYNPKRVNGQLLPFLPAALNRSLTKASEWMVWRASKKLEDTQRRELGLPTATCPAPQRISERGSLEIQAYEEVCFPGLAAEWAKWKGQRPFVGTLTMELPTDADDEVLSWIAAGTPPIYFGFGSITVKSSVDTVAMISAVCAELGERALVCSGRGTDFSHIPHQDHVKVVDNMNHSAIFPACRAVVHHGGAGTTAAGLRAGVPQLMLWTALDQMLRGAAVKRLDVAVTRRISGITQKSLLADLRRILAPDYGARAREIATRVPKPAESVAAAADAIENFAHLRRVG, encoded by the coding sequence ATGAAAATTGTGGTCGCAAGCTATGGCACGCGCGGCGACATCGAGCCCAACGCCGCGGTCGCCCGTGAACTGATGCGCCGGGGTCATGAGGTGCGCGTGGCCGTCCCTTCGGACCTGGTTGGCTTTGCCGAATCGCTCGGGTTTGCGGCGGTAGCCTACGGACCTGATGCGCAGGCCTCGCTGGACGTGCACCATGAGTTCTGGACATGTTTCTTCCGCAGCCCTTGGAGAATCCCGGATCTGATCAGGTTGTACCGCGAAGCCGCCGAGCTGCTTACCCAGTGCTGGGAGGAGGCGACCAAGACCCTGGTGTCGCTGGCCGAAGGAGCCGACCTACTGTTCACCGGCTTGGTTTTCGAGCGACTCGCTGCCAACGTTGCTGAGTACCACGACATTCCGTTGGCCACACTGCATTACAACCCGAAGCGGGTCAATGGCCAGCTACTGCCATTCCTGCCGGCGGCACTAAACCGCTCGCTGACGAAGGCCAGCGAGTGGATGGTTTGGCGCGCAAGCAAAAAGCTCGAGGACACCCAACGCCGTGAACTGGGCCTACCGACGGCGACTTGTCCTGCGCCGCAGCGGATCAGCGAACGCGGATCGCTAGAAATTCAGGCATATGAGGAGGTGTGTTTTCCCGGACTGGCAGCCGAATGGGCGAAATGGAAGGGTCAACGGCCGTTTGTCGGGACGCTGACGATGGAGTTGCCGACCGATGCCGATGACGAGGTCTTGTCGTGGATTGCCGCAGGAACACCGCCGATCTACTTCGGCTTTGGCAGCATCACGGTTAAATCCTCGGTCGACACGGTTGCCATGATCAGCGCGGTCTGCGCCGAGTTGGGCGAGCGGGCGTTGGTTTGCTCGGGCAGGGGAACAGACTTCAGCCACATACCCCATCAAGACCACGTCAAGGTGGTGGACAACATGAACCACTCAGCGATCTTTCCGGCATGCCGCGCGGTCGTGCACCACGGCGGCGCGGGCACCACGGCTGCGGGTTTGCGCGCCGGTGTTCCGCAATTGATGCTCTGGACGGCGCTCGATCAGATGCTGCGCGGCGCTGCAGTTAAACGACTGGACGTGGCAGTCACCCGGCGTATTTCCGGCATTACCCAGAAGTCGCTGCTCGCTGACCTTCGCCGGATCCTTGCGCCCGATTACGGCGCCCGGGCACGGGAGATCGCGACCCGGGTGCCCAAGCCGGCCGAAAGTGTCGCGGCCGCCGCCGATGCAATAGAGAATTTCGCCCATCTTAGGCGCGTTGGCTGA
- a CDS encoding MFS transporter — MAAREDAEQACTTERMERATPMSVDKPTRLLSRRFVDVVIALGGMQLMVTMDGSIAVVALPKIQNDLGLSDAGRSWVITAYVLTFGGLMLLGGRLGDTIGRKRTFLAGVILFTAASAMCGIAWDEGSLVLARLLQGVAGGITAPICMALTATMFPKGPVRNAGMAVFGATASFSLVAGLVVGGALSEVSWRLAFLVNVPIGLLVIYRARATLEESQTARMKLDAAGAVLATLICTVAVFGFSIGPEKGWLSPTTICAGVATVAACVAFVVVERRAENPIVPFNLFFDRNRLATFAAIFLDGGVLFTLTVLVAVYVQDIMGYSALRAGFAFIPFAVAVSAGAGVSSRLVTWFPPRMVVIAGSILVLGAMLFGSTLDRGVPYFPNLVMPLVVGAFGIGLIDLPLALSVIASVGLDRIGPTSAISLMLRCLGGPVVLAVIQAVITLRTLQLGGTTRPTKDLNAVQLNALDHGFTYGLLWLAGVAVLVGGVALLIGYTAQQVARAQEVKKAIDAGEL, encoded by the coding sequence ATGGCGGCTCGCGAGGATGCAGAGCAAGCATGCACGACCGAGCGCATGGAACGAGCGACCCCGATGTCCGTCGACAAGCCCACGCGACTGCTGTCGCGCCGATTCGTCGACGTGGTAATCGCGCTCGGCGGAATGCAACTGATGGTGACGATGGATGGCTCTATTGCTGTTGTGGCGCTTCCTAAGATCCAGAACGACCTAGGTCTGTCCGATGCCGGGCGAAGCTGGGTGATCACCGCCTATGTGCTGACCTTTGGCGGTCTGATGCTGCTTGGCGGACGCCTTGGCGACACCATTGGCCGCAAACGGACATTCCTCGCAGGGGTAATCCTGTTCACCGCCGCCTCGGCGATGTGCGGCATCGCGTGGGATGAGGGCAGCCTTGTTTTGGCCCGACTACTGCAGGGCGTGGCCGGCGGGATCACCGCACCGATTTGTATGGCGCTGACGGCGACCATGTTCCCGAAGGGCCCCGTGCGCAACGCCGGGATGGCGGTATTCGGTGCGACCGCGAGTTTCAGTTTGGTGGCAGGCCTAGTTGTTGGTGGGGCACTGAGCGAAGTGTCATGGCGGTTGGCGTTTTTGGTGAACGTGCCGATAGGGCTGCTGGTGATTTACCGCGCCCGCGCCACGCTGGAGGAAAGTCAGACGGCGCGGATGAAACTGGATGCCGCTGGAGCTGTGCTGGCCACGTTGATCTGTACCGTTGCTGTTTTCGGCTTCTCGATAGGGCCGGAAAAGGGCTGGCTGTCACCGACGACGATCTGTGCGGGCGTGGCGACGGTGGCCGCTTGCGTAGCATTCGTCGTGGTGGAGCGCAGGGCAGAAAACCCCATCGTCCCGTTCAACCTGTTCTTTGACCGCAACCGCCTGGCAACGTTCGCGGCCATCTTCCTGGACGGCGGGGTGCTGTTCACTCTGACCGTCCTGGTCGCCGTCTATGTGCAGGACATCATGGGCTACAGCGCGCTGCGCGCAGGCTTCGCCTTCATCCCGTTCGCGGTTGCCGTTAGCGCGGGCGCAGGTGTGTCGTCACGGCTGGTGACATGGTTTCCGCCGCGGATGGTCGTGATCGCCGGGAGCATCCTGGTGCTAGGTGCAATGCTGTTCGGGTCGACGCTCGACCGCGGCGTCCCGTATTTCCCGAATCTGGTGATGCCGCTTGTCGTCGGCGCATTCGGTATCGGCTTGATCGATCTGCCGCTTGCGCTATCAGTGATCGCCAGCGTCGGCCTCGACCGGATCGGACCGACATCGGCGATCTCGCTTATGCTGCGGTGCCTCGGCGGCCCGGTGGTGCTGGCAGTCATCCAGGCCGTTATCACGCTGCGCACGCTGCAGCTGGGCGGGACAACGCGACCGACGAAAGACTTGAACGCAGTCCAGTTGAATGCGCTGGACCATGGCTTCACCTATGGTCTGCTCTGGCTGGCCGGGGTGGCCGTCCTCGTCGGGGGAGTGGCGCTACTCATTGGTTACACCGCGCAGCAGGTGGCTCGTGCCCAGGAAGTCAAGAAGGCCATCGACGCCGGGGAGTTGTAA